In Streptomyces liangshanensis, the DNA window TCCGCGCGGACGGCCGGGCCTCCGTCCGCTCCGTGGCCGAGCGCGTCCACGTCTCGCGCGCCAACGCCTACGCGCGGATCAACCGGCTGATCGACGACGGGGTCATCCGCGGGTTCAGCGCCCGGGTGAACGAGGAGCGGGCGGGGCAGGGCGCCTCCGCGTACATCACCCTCAAGATCGTGCAGAACTCCTGGCGCACGGTGCGCGAGCAGCTCCAGGGGCTGCCGGGCGCCACCCACATCGCCCTGGTCAGCGGGGACTTCGACGTCCTGCTGCTGGTCCACACCGCGGACAACAGGACACTGCGCGAGCTGGTCCTCACCCGGCTCCAGGCGATCCCCGAGGTGCTCTCGACCCGCACGCTGCTGGTCTTCGAGGAGACGGACCTCGACCAGGGCCAGCCGCATCCGGGTCCCCGGCCACCGGCCCCGCGGCCGCCTCTTTAGGAAGCCGCGCCCTATCCCCGGGAAGCCCCGCCGGACCGCTCCGTACGGTCGTTGCGCAACCCGTCGAAGGCCAGCCGGACCACCGCGTCGGCGACCTGCTCGCGGTCGTACCCGCCGGCCGGCTGGGGGCGGTACCACTCCACCAGCGAGTTGATCATCCCGAAGAGCAGCCGGGTCGCCAGCCGGGTGTCCATGTCGGCCCGCAGGTCCCCGTCCGCGGCGGCGTCCTTGAGCAGGTCCGCCACCCGCTGGTCGAACTCCCTGCGCCGCTCCATGGCCCAGCGCTCGGTCTGCGTGTTGCCGCGCACGCGCAACAGCAGCGTCACGTACGGCAGCTCGGCCATCAGGACCTCGACCGTGCGGCGGACGACGTACTCGACGCGCTGGACCGCCCGGCCCCGCGACGCCCCGTCCTCGTCGAGGATGCCGAAGAGCCCGTCGAGCGCCCGGCTGACCGCGCGCCTCAGCAACTCCTCCTTGCCCACCACGTGGTGGTATATCGAGGACTTGGAGATCCCGGCCGCCTTGGAGAGATGCTCCATGGACGTGCCGTCGTACCCCCGCTCGTTGAAGACCCGCACGGCGACGGTCAGCAGGGTCTCGGGCGTGTACGTGTCCCGCTTGGGGGTGGTCATGACGCGTCGTCCTCCAGCGCGGCGGCCAGGCGGCGGAGCGCCTGGGAAGGGGCGTAGCGGCCGGTGGGGTACTCGGCGTGCAGGCGTTCCAGCGCGGTCAGCACCCACCGCGCGCCCAGTTCCGCACCCCACTCGATCGGCCCGCGCGGGTAGTTGACGCCGAGGCGCATCGCGGTGTCGATCGCCTCGCCGGTCGCCACCCCGCGCGCCCGCGCGTCGAGCGCGAAGTCGACGAGCATCGCGACCGTACGGCTCACGATCATGCCAGGGACGTCGGCGACGACGCTCACGTCCTTGCCGAGCGCCTGGAACAGGCCGACGGCCCGCGCGAGCGACGCGTCGCCGACCCGGGACGAGGGGGCGAGCGCGATCCGGGTGGCGCTCCGGTAGTCGAGGGCGAGGTCGAAGTGGATCACCGGCCCCCGGGCCCGGTCGGCCGCCGACCCGTCGGAGAGGAGCAGGCGCGTGCCGTCGGGCAGTTCGATCCAGCCCGGACGGCCCGCTTCGGCGTCGTCCTTCCGTAGGACGTCGATGCCCGCCTCCGCGATCAGCTCGGGCAGCACGGCCGCCGCGAGGAGGTCGCCGTGGACGGAGACGGACGCGGGTGCCGCTTCCGGGGCGGCCGTGTGCGGCCCGGCCGGCGCGGTGGACGCCGCCGCGTCCTCGCCGTACGGGAACCAGCCCCGGCCGGACTTGCGGCCCAGCCGCCCCGACTCCACCAGCCGGCGCTGGGCCAGCGACGGGGTGAACTTCTGGTCGTAGGAGAAGGCCTCCCAGACGGACCGGGTGACGGCCTCGTTGACGTCCTGGCCGATCAGGTCGGTCAGCGCGAAGGGGCCCATCCGGAAGCCGCCGCTCTCCCGCAGCACCGCGTCGATGGTGGCCGCGTCGGCGGCGCCCTCCTCGTACACCCGCAGCGCCTCGGCGTAGAAGGGGCGCGCGATCCGGTTGACGATGAAGCCGGGGGTGTCCTCGCTGCGCACCGGCGTCTTGCCCCAGGCCAGGACGGTGTCGTAGGCGTCCCGCACGACCTCCGGGTCCGAGGCGAAGCCGCCGACGACCTCCACGAGGGGCAGGAGCGGCGCCGGGTTGAAGAAGTGCAGGCCCACGCAGCGGCCGGGGCGGCGCAGGCCGCCCGCGACGGCGGTGACGGACAGGGAGGAGGTGTTGGTGGCGAGCACGCAGTCGTCGCCGACGGTGTCCTCCAGGGCCGCGAACAGCGCGCGCTTGACCGTGAGGTCCTCCATCACGGCCTCCACGACGAGCGCGGCGTCCGCCAGCTCCGCGAGGCGGGTGACCGGACTCAGGCGGCTGCGGGCTGCGTCCCGCTCCGCCGGGGCGAGCCGGCCCTTGTCCACCAGCCGGTCGAGACGGGCGAGGAGCGCGGCCGCGGCCTGTTCCGCCCGGCCCGGCACCGCGTCGTGGAGCCGTACCGGGTGGCCGGCGACCAGCGCCACCTGGGCGATGCCCTGGCCCATCGTGCCGGTGCCGACGACGGCGACCGTACGGCCCGTCTCGATTGCTGTCATGAACGCAATCCTCCCGCATGAGTGGTCCACAGGTCGGCGAGCGGGACGAGCGAGCGGGGAGCAAGGTTATCCACAGGTTCGCCCGGCCCCTTGTCCCGACCGATCGTTCGGTTACTCTAGCTCTGACTGTCCGCACATGCCCCTGTTCCCGCCCAGCTCGACGAGGAGTTGGTCCTTCATGGCCGCCCGTCTCAGCCCCCAGCAGCTCTCCGAGAAGCACCGGCCCACGCTCGACCAGGCCCTCGACACGATCCGCACCCGTGCCTACTGGTCGCCGCACCCCGAGCACCCGAAGGCGTACGGCGAGAGCGCGCCCGCCGACGGCCTCGCGGCCTTCGAGGCGCTGCGCGACACCCGCTTCGAGCTGGACCAGCCCGGTACGGACGACTGGACCGGCGGCGAGGTCTCGCCGTACGGCCCGGCGCTCGGCGTCACCTATCCGCACCCCGACCTGGACGTGCTCCTGCCCGCCATGCGCGCGGGTACGGCGGCCTGGCGCGACGCGGGCCCGGAGACGCGCGCCCTGGTCTGCGTGGAGATCCTGGCGCGGATCAGCGCCCGGACGCACGAGTTCGCGCACGCGGTGATGCACACCAGCGGGCAGGCCTTCATGATGGCGTTCCAGGCGGGCGGACCGCACGCACAGGACCGCGGCCTCGAAGCGGTGGCGTACGCGTTCGCGGAGCAGACCCGCACCCCGTCGGTGGCGGACTGGTCCAAGCCGCAGGGCAAGCGCGACCCGCTGGAGCTGCGGAAGTCGTTCGTCGCCGTCCCGCGCGGCATCGCGCTGCTGGTCGGCTGCAACACGTTCCCCACGTGGAACGGCTACCCGGGCCTGTTCGCCTCCCTGGCGACGGGCAACGCGGTCCTCGTCAAGCCGCACCCGCGGGCGGTCCTGCCGCTCGCGCTGACGGTCCGGGTGGCCCGTGAGGTGCTCGCCGAGACCGGGTTCGACCCGAATCTGGTCGCGCTGGCCGCGGAGCGCCCCGGCGAGGGCATCGCCAAGACGCTGGCCGTCCGCCCCGAGATCCGGATCATCGACTACACCGGGTCCACCGCGTTCGGCGACTGGCTGGAGACCCACGCCCGCCAGGCGCAGGTCTACACGGAGAAGGCCGGGGTCAACACGGTCCTCGTGGACTCGACCGACAACTACCGCGGCATGCTCGCGAACCTCGCCTTCTCCCTGTCGCTCTACAGCGGCCAGATGTGCACCACGCCGCAGAACGTCCTCATTCCCAAGGACGGCATCACGACCGACGCGGGCGAGAAGACGTACGACGAGGTGGTCGCCGACCTCGCCGCCGCGGTGGACGGCCTGCTGGGCGACGACGCGCGGGCCAACGCCCTGCTGGGCACGCTGGTCAACGACGGCGTGAAGGACCGGCTGGCGACGGCCGGCACGCTCGGCGACGTCGCGCTGGCCTCCCGCGAGGTCGCCCACCCGGACTTCCCGGACGCCGTGGTGCGCACGCCCGCGATCGTGCGGGCCGACGGCTCCCGCAAGGCGTGGGACAAGGCCTGGGAGGCGGGTGTCGAGGCGGAGGTGCCGTATCTGTCCGAGTGCTTCGGCCCGGTCTCGTTCGCGATCGCCGTGGACTCGACGCAGGACGCCCTGGAGCTGCTGCGGCGGACCGTGCGCGAGCGGGGCGCGATGACCGTCGGCGCGTACACGACGTCCGAGGACGTCGAGCGGGCCGTCGAGGAGGTCTGCCTGGAGGAGTCCGCGCAGCTCTCGCTGAACCTGACCGGCGGGGTGTACGTGAACCAGACCGCGGCCTTCTCCGACTTCCACGGCTCCGGCGGCAACCCGGCGGCGAACGCGGCCCTGTGCGACGCGGCCTTCGTCGCCAACCGCTTCCGCGTGGTGGAGGTCCGCCGACAGGCGTGACGCCCGGGGGCGTCCGCCCGGCCCGGCTCTCCGGGCCGGGCGGTGCGCCTCAGGCAGGCAGGAGTCGGGTCAGCAGCGGGCGCGGTCAGGGGGTCGGCTGCGCCGGGACGTCCGCGTAGCGCTGGATCCACGCGTGCATGGCGATCGCCGCCGCCGCGCCCGCGTTGATCGAGCGCGTCGAGCCGAACTGCGCGATCGAGCACACCATCGCCGCGTGCTCCCTGGCCTCCTCGGTCAGACCGGGGCCCTCCTGCCCGAAGAGCAGGACACAGCGGCGCGGCAGCTCGGTGCGCTCCAGCGGTACGGCCCCGGGCAGGTTGTCGATCCCGATGATCGGCAGGCCCTCGGCCGCCGCCCAGGCCGTCAGCCCGGCGGTGTCGGCGTGGTGGCGCACGTGCTGGTAGCGGTCGGTGACCATCGCCCCGCGCCGGTTCCAGCGCCGCCGCCCCACGATGTGGATCTCCCGGGCGAGGAAGGCGTTGGCGGTACGGACCACGGATCCGATGTTGAAGTCGTGGCCCCAGTTCTCCACCGCCACGTGGAAGTCGTGCCGCCGGGTGTCGAGGTCGGCGACGATCGCCTCGTGCGTCCAGTACCGGTAGCCGTCGACGACGTTGCGCCGGTCGCCGCCGGCCAGCAGCTCGGGGTCGTACCGCTCACCCCGCGGCCAGGGCTCCGGATGGGGTCCGACCCCGATCTCCTTGCCGAACCCGTCGTCGTACTGGACGGGGGCTTCGTCGTCCCCGACGGGGGCGTCGTCCCGGACCCGTGCTTCGCTGCTCACCCCACGAGAGTACGGGGCTCCGCCTCCCGCTCGCCCCGCTGCCCGGGCAGGGCGGGAGTCCGGCGGGACAGCCGGCGCCACCGCCCCGACACCCGGTCCCCGAGCCACCGCAGGAAGGGGGTCGGGAGGAACACGGCGTCGGCGGCGATCATCGCCAGGGAGAAGAACGGCAGCCCGAGCAGCACCGCGATGCCCAGGTGCTCCATGATCATCGCGACCAGCAGGACGTTCTTGACCCGCCGGTTGAAGAGCGTGAACGGGAAGGCGACCTGGACCACGACCGTCCCGTACGTCACCAGCATCACCACCACCCCGCTGGCGGCGAGGATGCCCGACAGGGCGGGCCAGGGCGTGAAGTAGTCCAGCTTGAGCGGGAAGTACAGGGCCGTGCCGTCCTGCCAGCGCGTGCCCTGGATCTTGTACCAGCCGGCGGTCGCGTACACGAGGCAGACCTCGGCCATGATGACCGCGAGACCGGCGTTGTGGAGGATGTTCGCGAGGACGTCGAGCAGCGCGCGCGGCTGCCCGCCCGGCGCGTAGTGCCCCGTCAGCCACCACAACCCCTGCGCCGCCCACGCGCCCCAGAACAGGACCGCGAGCCACGTCTCGATCCGGAACCGGTCCGCCGTCAGGGTCGCGACCAGGAGCAGGGCGCCCATGGCCACCCACAGGACAGGACCGACCCGGTCCCGTACGGCACCGGTCCGCTCCCGCACGGCACTGGCCCGGGCCGCGCGCCGGGCGTCCAGCGACCAGACCTGGCCGCAGCGGGTCACCACGAGGTAGATCGCCATCAGGTGGATGATGTTGTCGCCGCCGTCGCCCATGAAGATGCTGCGGTTCTGGAGCGACAGCACGCCGAACATGAACAGCACCGACATCGTGCGCGTCCGCCAGCCGAGCGCCAGCAGCGCGGCCGACAGCACGGCCACCGCGAAGACGATCTCGAACCAGACCTCGCTGTCCGACCACATCAGCCCGCTGAACGCGCCGTTCCTGGCGATCAGCTGCTGGGCCATGGTCCAGCTCCACGGCCCTTCCGGCCCGTACAGCTCCCGGCGGTTGGGCAGTTCCCGCAGCAGGAAGAGGAGCCACGTCCCGGCGACCCCGATCCGGACGACCGCGCTCTGGTACGGGCCGAGAGCCGTCCCCGTGACACGCCGGATCGCGTACGCGGCCTTCCGCGCCGCCCACTCCCCGCCCACCGCGCCGCCGCCGACCCGTGCGTCGGGACCCGCCGTCCCGGCCCCGCTCACCCGCCCGTCCCCGCTCACCGGCCCGCCTCCGTACGACCGTTCCGCACGCCCCCGGGAAGGTCCGCGGAGGTCACGCTCCACCAGGGGCACACCCGGTAGGTGGGCCGCGTGTCGAACTTCGTCCTGCTCCAGGCGGGCGCGTCCACGGTCGTCGAGACGGACCTGACCTGGATCCGCTGCACGGGACCGCCCAGCCGGTGGTCCGCCAGCCGGAGCATCACTATCCGCCGCAGGTACTGCTCGGAGAGCTGCCCGCGCACCCCCTGCGCACGGTTCTGCGCGTCGTGGGAGCCGGTGAAGAAGTCCCAGCCGCGGCGCAGCTCGTTCTGGTCGACGTGGCTCGGGAGGGGATTGCCCCGTATCGCCGCGCCGTCCTCGGCGGAGAGGTCGATCCAGTCGGTGGTCGTCCGCTCGCCGTCCGGCGCCGCGACCTCGGCCCGCACCTGCACGGCGATGTTCTGCTGGAGGGGGTTGGGCGCGAAGAGCTTCCAGTTCTGCTCGAACTCGGGGTAGATCCAGTTGTCCACGGCCTCGCCGTACTGCTTGGAGACGGTGTTGGACGGGGCCACGTGCAGGAAGACCATGCCGAGGTGCACGCAGGCCAGCACGCCGACGACCCCGAGCGCGAGGGCGGCCACCACCTGGTACGGAAGGGAGAGGCCGGCTATGCCCGCGCCGGGCTTCGGCCCGGCCTTCACACCCTCGTGGTCGTACGAATCCATCCCACCTCAATCGCCGCCCGCGAACGGTCCCCGGCCCCGGGTCAGAGCACGAACGCCGGGCTGCCGCCGTCGCTGACCATCGGACGCCCCGCGCCGTCCCAGGCGAGCATGCCGCCGTCCACGTTGACCGCGTCGACGCCCTGCTGCACCAGATACTGCGTGACCTGCGCGGAACGGCCACCGACCCGGCACATCACATATGCCTTCCGCCCGTCGGCCACGGCCTCGGTCACCTCGCCGAACCGGCCGACGAAGTCACTCATCGGCACGTGCAGCGCGCCCTCGACATGGCCGGCCGCCCATTCGTCGGCCTCCCGGACGTCCAGCACCAAGCCGTCGGACGGAACCGCCGCGACGTCCACGGAGGGCAGCGGGGCGAAGTTCATGGGTGTCGCCTTCTCTCGTACCTGTCTGGTCTGTGTGTCCGGTCCCGGCTCCGACTCCGGCTCCGGGAACCGGTCCCGACCCCGGAAACCTACCGCGCCAGCTCCGCCAACCGGGCCTCTCGCTCGGAGACCTCCGCGAGCAACTGCTCGGCGATCTCCTCCAGCAGCCGGTCCGGATCGTCGGGCGCCATCCGCAGCATCGCGCCGATGGCGCTCTCCTCCAGCTCCTTGGCGACCAGCGTGAGCAGCTCCTTGCGGTGCGAGAGCCACTCCAGCCGGGCGTACAGCTCCTCGCTCTCGCTGCGCCGGTGCTCCTCGGGCGCGGGACCCGCCGCCCACTCCTCGGTCAGCTCCCGCAGCAGCGGCTCGTCCCCGCGCCCGTACGCGGCGTTGACCCGCGTGATGAACTCCTCGCGCCGGGCCCGCTCCTTGTCGTCCTGCGCCAGGTCCGGGTGCGCCTTGCGCGCCAGCTCGCGGTAGAGCTTGCGCGCCTCGTCACTCGGCCTGACCCGCTTGGGCGGCCGTACGGGCTGGTCGGTGAGCATCGCCGCCGCCTCGGGCGACAGCCCCTCCGAGTCGAGCCAGTCGTGGAACAGCTCCTCCACGCCCGGCATGGGCTGCACCAGCGCGCGGGCCTCCTCGGCCCTGCGTACGTCCTCCGGATCGCCGGTACGGGCCGCCCGCGCCTCGGCGATCATCGCGTCCAGCTCGTCGAGCCTCGCGTACATCGGCCCGAGCCGCTGGTGGTGCAGCCGGGAGAAGTTCTCCACCTCGACCCGGAAGGTCTCCAACGCGATCTCGAACTCGATGAGCGCCTGCTCGGCGGCGCGCACGGCCTTCTCCAGCCGCGCTTCGGGCCGGGGCACGGCACCCTCGGCCACGCCGGCCGGACCGCCGCCCGCGTCCACCGGATCGCTCGCCACGCCGGCCGTCGCGCCCGGCGCGCGTGTCGCGTCCTGTACGTCCTGCTCGTCGTCGTTACGGATCGTCGGCTCCCCAGGGGCGTCGTGCATCACCCGTCCAGCGTACGGGCGATCGAACCCGCCCCCGCCCCGTTCGACCCCACCACGGCCCCGCTCACGCCCGCCACCGCCCCGTTCGCGCCCGCCACGACCCCGGAGACCGCCCGGGCCCGCCCCCGGAGACCGCCAACGGCGCCCGCAGCCCCGGGCCCGGCGGGCGCCGGCGTCACACGCCCAGCTCCGCCGCGATCCGCCCGCTCCTGACCGCCGCCACCAGCTCCGCGTGATCCGCTTCCGTACGGTCCGCGTACGCCACCGCGAAGGCCGCCACCGCGACGTCCAGCTCCTCGTTCTTGCCGCAGTACCCGGCGATCAGCCGGGGATCCACGCTGTGCGCGTGCGCCCGCGCCAGCAGCGCCCCGGTCATCCGCCCGTAGTCGTCGATCTGGTCGGCGGGCAGCGCGGCCGGGTCCACACTCCCCTTGCGGTTCCTGAACTGCCGTACCTGGTACGGCCTGCCCGCCACCGTCGTCCAGCCCAGCAGGCTGTCGCTGACCACCTGCATCCGCTTCTGCCCGAGCACCACCCGGCGCCCCTCGTGCGTCTCCTCCGGCACCTCGAACCCGGCGGCCGGCAGGTACGGCAGCAGGGCCGAACCGCGCGCCTCCTTCACCTGGAGCACCAGCGGCTCCCCCCGGTGGTCGAGGAGCAGCACCACGTACGACCGCGTCCCGACGCTGCCGGTGCCGACGACCCGGAACGCCACGTCGTGGATCGCGTACCGCGCGAGCAGCGGCAGCCGGTCCTCCGACAACGTCCCCAGATACTCCTCCAGCGAGGCCGCGACGGCCGCCGCCTCCTCGTCCGGCACCCGCCGCAGAACGGGCGGGGCGTCCACGAAGCGCCGCGTACCGCTCCCGCGCCCGCCCGCGCCCGGCGCACCGTCGGCCTCCGGCACGGCCTCGGTCGACCGGGCGGCGAACCGGGCGCTCGTGTTGTTGCGCGCCTTCTCCGAGACCCGCTCCAGCGTGCCGGCCAGATCCCGCGCGTCGGCGTGCGAGACCAACCGCTCGTCGGCGATCGCGTTCCACGCGTCGAGCGCGGGGAGCTTCGCCAGCAGCCTCATCGTGCGCCGGTACGAACCCACCGCGTCGCAGGCGCCGCGCCGGCACGTCTCCTCGTCCGCGCCCGCCTCACGACCGGCCAGGACCAGCGACGTCGCGAGGCGCTTGACGTCCCACTCCCAGGGGCCGACGACGGTCTCGTCGAAGTCGTTGAGGTCGATGACCAGTTGGCCGCGTGAGTCCCCGTACAGACCGAAGTTCGCCGCGTGCGCGTCCCCGCAGATCTGCGCGCCGACCCCGGTGACCGGGGTGCCCACCAGGTCATGGGCCATCAGCCCGGCCGAACCCCGCAGGAACGCGAAGGGCGTGGCCGCCATCCGCCCCACCCGCAGCGGCGTCAGCCCGGCCACCCGGCCGCGGCTGGACTCCTCGACCGCCCGCAGCGCGTCGGGCCGCCCGGCCGCGAGGACGAGGGAATCGTGCGAGGAGCGCGGCACCCGGTCCCGCAGCGCGTGCCCCCGCGCCTTGGGCGTGGGGGCCCCGTCGACGGTCGCGCGGGGTGCGAATCCGGACACCTCCGGAATCCGCCCGCTCCCGCGCCCCGCCTGTCCCGCGGCGCCCCGCGCCAGCCCCGTCACCACCGGTCCGACCTCGCCCATGGCGTGCCGCCTCCCCCGTACTCGTACGTGCTCGTGCCGTGCTGAATCCGGCTCATGCCGAATCAGGCCAACATCAACTGAGCACGACGTTACCGCCGGGCGAAGCCGGGCGTCGCCCCCTGTGGACAACCTGTGGACAACCGCGGACAGGCACACGTTCCGGCCACCCGGGGCCAGGAGGGGGGGAGGGCCGGGTCTAGCAGCGCCCCTCGGGCGACTCCGCGCCGCCGAGATATGACTCCGACCACATCTTCAGCTCCTTGAGCGCGGGCTCCATCGCCCTCCCCGCGTCCGTCAGCCGGTACGCGACACGCAGCGGCGGCCCGTCGTCGACCTCCCGTACGACCAGGCCGGAGGCCGCGAGTTCGGTGAGCCGGTCGGAGAGCATGCGCTCGCTGATCCCCGGGATGGCGCGCCGCAGTTCGGCGAAGTGGACCGCGCGCTGCATGAGCACGGAGACGATCGGGCCGGTCCATCGCTTGCCGAACAGCTCGAAGACGCGGGTGATCCCCACGTCGACCTTCCTGCACGCGTCCTCGTCGTGGTCCGCGTTGTGCTCCGCCATGCCCCCAGGGTACTGGCGCCCCCCGAACGGGATGAAAAAAAGTAAGTGACTGTGTTATCCATAGGTACGCACAGAATCTTGGTTCCTTACGGAGCTGTGGTCCTGCCCGCGCTCACCCCCGCCCTGCCCTATGGAGACCCGTCATGGCCACGCTTCTGCACCTCGACTCCGCCCTCTTCCCCCAGGGCTCCGCCTCCCGCGACATCACCGCCGCCTTCGTGAAGTCCTGGCTGGAGCAGCACCCGGAGGGCAAGGTCGTCTACCGCGACCTCGCCGCCTCCCCGATCCCCCACCTGGACGCCGCGGCCGCCGGCGCGGGGGCGGACCACGCGTTGCGCGCCGAGCTGGCGGCCGAGCTGGCGGAGGCGGACGCCGTCGTCATAGGCGCCCCGATGTACAACTTCACGATCCCCTCGACGCTCAAGGCGTGGCTGGACCAGGTGATCATCGTGGGCGCCAACACGGGCCCCGACAGCCCGGTGGCCGGCACCCCGTTCACGATCGTCGCCAGCCGCGGCGGCTCGTACGCCGCTGGCACTCCCCGGGAGGACTTCGAGTTCGTCCAGAACTACCTGGAGAAGGTCCTGCTCGGCATGCTCGGCGTCACCGAGATCGACTTCATCGTCCCCGAACTGACCCTGGCCCCCCTGAAGCCCGAGATGGCCGACCTCATCCCCCTCGCCGAGGCCTCCCGCGCGAAGGCGACCGACGAGGCCGTCCAGAAGGCCAAGGCCCTGGCCGCCCGCCTCGCGGCCTGACCCCGCCCCACACGCAACGGCCGCCACACGGCGGGCCTCCCGCACCGACCCCCGGGAGACCCGCCACCCCCGTACACGCGGTCACAGCCCAGCGGCGACGAGAATCCCCTCCATCCGAGCCGCCCGCAACACCGGGTTGGCGGCGGCCTCCCGGACCACCTCAGGGTCCGGATCCGACAGCAGCCGCTCCAACAGCTCGTCCGTGACACCGGGGTGACCGGCGACCCCACGACGCAGCCAGGACTCGTCCGGGTCCGCGAGTCGCCAGAGAAACGGAACAGGAAGCTCCGGGTCCTGGAGGGCGACCACCCGTACGTTCGCGCCCGGCTCGTCCGCGAACGTACGCAACAGGTGGCGGGGGAACCGGGGATGGTCGGTGAGCCATGGCCTGAGGTGGGAGATCTCGCCATGGGCGCGTACCAGCCGTTCCAGGACCTCCGGCGGCACGTCGGGCCTACGGGCGGCCGCGTGCCTGACCAACAGCTCGGGGTCGTCGTCCAGCCGCCGCCACGCCTCCTCGGGCAGGTCGCGGCAGGAGGCCAGCACGCGGCGGAACACCGCGTGCGGACAGTCCAGATACGTCAGCCGTTCCGCGAGAGGCGCCTCGCGCAACCACTCCGGCTCGGCGAAGTTCCAGTGCAGCGCCACCTCGGCCGCGCCGCTCCCGGTCGCCCGCTCGGCCTCCACGAGCGCGTACAGCCGGTCCCTGGTCCGGGCGTCCACATGGCGGCTGAGGGCCATCGAGACCCGTACGGCCGGATCGTCGTCGTCCAGGAGCCGGGCGACCATCTCGGCCGACAGATGCCGATTCCCCGCCACGGCGTGCCGCACGCCCTTGTCCCCGGAGTCCACGAGCCGCGTGAACTGGTCCCAGGTGAGCGGGACACGGCCGGCCACCCGCGCGCGTACGGCCTCGTCCGCGAGGCAGCTCTCCCTCAGTTCCGGCGGGACAGCCCCGTGCTCCCCCTCGGCGGCGGCGCCACGCACCTCCGGATCCGGATCGGCGAGCAGGGCCGCCTGCACCGCGGCGGGCCGGTCGCGCCAGCCGCGCGCGACGGCGGCCCGCAGCTTCGGGTCCCGGGCGCCGACCAGTTCGGTACGGGACAGGCCGTACGCCTCCTCCAGCGCCGCGATGCCCAGCGGCACCCCGCTGTCCACCATGCCGCGGACGAAGCCGGGGAACGCGTCGCGGATCGCCGGGTCCGGATGCGCGGCGATCCTGCGGCGCATCGCCGGGGAGACCCGGCCGCCGTGAAGTCCCACGGCGGAATGCCCGTCGCCGTACGCCACCATCGCCTCGACCACGGCGTCCGGCAACCGCCCGGGGCGCCGCGACATCGCGTCCCGGCCGACCGCGTGCGCGGCCAGCCGCAGCAGAACGCCCCGCGGCGCCGCCGGATTCC includes these proteins:
- a CDS encoding Lrp/AsnC family transcriptional regulator codes for the protein MADGTDGASGAEDGDGTGTAPPPAAPPTAPPAAAGTVPAASPPPRPLDAIDRDILRILRADGRASVRSVAERVHVSRANAYARINRLIDDGVIRGFSARVNEERAGQGASAYITLKIVQNSWRTVREQLQGLPGATHIALVSGDFDVLLLVHTADNRTLRELVLTRLQAIPEVLSTRTLLVFEETDLDQGQPHPGPRPPAPRPPL
- a CDS encoding TetR/AcrR family transcriptional regulator; protein product: MTTPKRDTYTPETLLTVAVRVFNERGYDGTSMEHLSKAAGISKSSIYHHVVGKEELLRRAVSRALDGLFGILDEDGASRGRAVQRVEYVVRRTVEVLMAELPYVTLLLRVRGNTQTERWAMERRREFDQRVADLLKDAAADGDLRADMDTRLATRLLFGMINSLVEWYRPQPAGGYDREQVADAVVRLAFDGLRNDRTERSGGASRG
- a CDS encoding 3-hydroxyacyl-CoA dehydrogenase, producing MTAIETGRTVAVVGTGTMGQGIAQVALVAGHPVRLHDAVPGRAEQAAAALLARLDRLVDKGRLAPAERDAARSRLSPVTRLAELADAALVVEAVMEDLTVKRALFAALEDTVGDDCVLATNTSSLSVTAVAGGLRRPGRCVGLHFFNPAPLLPLVEVVGGFASDPEVVRDAYDTVLAWGKTPVRSEDTPGFIVNRIARPFYAEALRVYEEGAADAATIDAVLRESGGFRMGPFALTDLIGQDVNEAVTRSVWEAFSYDQKFTPSLAQRRLVESGRLGRKSGRGWFPYGEDAAASTAPAGPHTAAPEAAPASVSVHGDLLAAAVLPELIAEAGIDVLRKDDAEAGRPGWIELPDGTRLLLSDGSAADRARGPVIHFDLALDYRSATRIALAPSSRVGDASLARAVGLFQALGKDVSVVADVPGMIVSRTVAMLVDFALDARARGVATGEAIDTAMRLGVNYPRGPIEWGAELGARWVLTALERLHAEYPTGRYAPSQALRRLAAALEDDAS
- the paaN gene encoding phenylacetic acid degradation protein PaaN gives rise to the protein MAARLSPQQLSEKHRPTLDQALDTIRTRAYWSPHPEHPKAYGESAPADGLAAFEALRDTRFELDQPGTDDWTGGEVSPYGPALGVTYPHPDLDVLLPAMRAGTAAWRDAGPETRALVCVEILARISARTHEFAHAVMHTSGQAFMMAFQAGGPHAQDRGLEAVAYAFAEQTRTPSVADWSKPQGKRDPLELRKSFVAVPRGIALLVGCNTFPTWNGYPGLFASLATGNAVLVKPHPRAVLPLALTVRVAREVLAETGFDPNLVALAAERPGEGIAKTLAVRPEIRIIDYTGSTAFGDWLETHARQAQVYTEKAGVNTVLVDSTDNYRGMLANLAFSLSLYSGQMCTTPQNVLIPKDGITTDAGEKTYDEVVADLAAAVDGLLGDDARANALLGTLVNDGVKDRLATAGTLGDVALASREVAHPDFPDAVVRTPAIVRADGSRKAWDKAWEAGVEAEVPYLSECFGPVSFAIAVDSTQDALELLRRTVRERGAMTVGAYTTSEDVERAVEEVCLEESAQLSLNLTGGVYVNQTAAFSDFHGSGGNPAANAALCDAAFVANRFRVVEVRRQA
- a CDS encoding RNA methyltransferase gives rise to the protein MSSEARVRDDAPVGDDEAPVQYDDGFGKEIGVGPHPEPWPRGERYDPELLAGGDRRNVVDGYRYWTHEAIVADLDTRRHDFHVAVENWGHDFNIGSVVRTANAFLAREIHIVGRRRWNRRGAMVTDRYQHVRHHADTAGLTAWAAAEGLPIIGIDNLPGAVPLERTELPRRCVLLFGQEGPGLTEEAREHAAMVCSIAQFGSTRSINAGAAAAIAMHAWIQRYADVPAQPTP
- a CDS encoding HTTM domain-containing protein, which produces MGGEWAARKAAYAIRRVTGTALGPYQSAVVRIGVAGTWLLFLLRELPNRRELYGPEGPWSWTMAQQLIARNGAFSGLMWSDSEVWFEIVFAVAVLSAALLALGWRTRTMSVLFMFGVLSLQNRSIFMGDGGDNIIHLMAIYLVVTRCGQVWSLDARRAARASAVRERTGAVRDRVGPVLWVAMGALLLVATLTADRFRIETWLAVLFWGAWAAQGLWWLTGHYAPGGQPRALLDVLANILHNAGLAVIMAEVCLVYATAGWYKIQGTRWQDGTALYFPLKLDYFTPWPALSGILAASGVVVMLVTYGTVVVQVAFPFTLFNRRVKNVLLVAMIMEHLGIAVLLGLPFFSLAMIAADAVFLPTPFLRWLGDRVSGRWRRLSRRTPALPGQRGEREAEPRTLVG
- a CDS encoding DUF5819 family protein is translated as MDSYDHEGVKAGPKPGAGIAGLSLPYQVVAALALGVVGVLACVHLGMVFLHVAPSNTVSKQYGEAVDNWIYPEFEQNWKLFAPNPLQQNIAVQVRAEVAAPDGERTTTDWIDLSAEDGAAIRGNPLPSHVDQNELRRGWDFFTGSHDAQNRAQGVRGQLSEQYLRRIVMLRLADHRLGGPVQRIQVRSVSTTVDAPAWSRTKFDTRPTYRVCPWWSVTSADLPGGVRNGRTEAGR
- a CDS encoding rhodanese-like domain-containing protein — protein: MNFAPLPSVDVAAVPSDGLVLDVREADEWAAGHVEGALHVPMSDFVGRFGEVTEAVADGRKAYVMCRVGGRSAQVTQYLVQQGVDAVNVDGGMLAWDGAGRPMVSDGGSPAFVL